A stretch of Ciconia boyciana chromosome 34, ASM3463844v1, whole genome shotgun sequence DNA encodes these proteins:
- the TSR2 gene encoding pre-rRNA-processing protein TSR2 homolog: MAAPGLDERALFARGVRAVLGGWAALQLAVAQGFGGPQGPEKAAWLAGALQDFFTQNAELGEEEVEEFLAEVMDNEFDTAVEDGSLREFPQVSRQLLSLSARARRGDAGGVGEALGALARRGPALRAALAAARAGEGPAPWEEEEEEPRLTTPRDPALPDHAPRRWGRPPPRDPPQPEGGGEEEEEAMECGTPAPRRLDPGAAAAALRGAGPRGDTPPAPPPPRARPAPTAQGAGTNKGSAPAPMGGVERERESGVGGL; the protein is encoded by the exons ATGGCGGCCCCCGGGCTGGACGAGCGGGCCCTGTTCGCCCGGGGGGTGCGggcggtgctggggggctgggcCGCGCTGCAG ctggCGGTGGCCCAGGGCTTCGGGGGGCCGCAGGGCCCCGAAAAAGCCGCCTGGTTGGCGGGAGCCCTGCAGGATTTTTTCACCCAAAACG CcgagctgggggaggaggaggtggaggagttCCTGGCCGAGGTGATGGACAACGAGTTCGACACGGCGGTGGAGGACGGCAGCCTGCGGGAG ttCCCCCAGGTCAGCCGCCAGCTGCTCTCGCTCTCGGCCCGCGCTCGCCGTGGGGAcgcggggggggtgggggaggcgCTGGGGGCGTTGGCCCGGCGAGGCCCCGCCCTCCGCGCCGCCCtggccgccgcccgcgccgggGAAGGCCCCGCcccctgggaggaggaggaggaggagccccGCCTGACCACGCCCCGCGACCCCGCCCTGCCTGACCACGCCCCCCGCCGATGGGGGCGACCCCCCCCACGTGACCCCCCCCAgccggagggggggggggaggaggaggaggag gccaTGGAGTGCGggacccccgccccccgccggctGGACCCtggtgcggcggcggcggcgctgaggggggcggggccccggggggacacgccccccgccccgcccccaccGCGGGCGCGCCCCGCCCCCACCGCGCAGGGGGCGGGGACGAATAAAGGCTCCGCCCCCGCCCCGATGGGGGGggtggaaagagagagagagagcgggGTCGGGGGGCTGTAG